The following proteins come from a genomic window of SAR202 cluster bacterium:
- a CDS encoding (2Fe-2S) ferredoxin domain-containing protein, giving the protein MPEYKQHVLVCDVVRDDGRRCGNKGGGNVKKKFAEVLAANDLSSEVYVSSVGCTSQHGLCEMEQASILIYGKNNQGTWYIADDNDVEQIVEEHIINGNIVESLLNENMKVRLDN; this is encoded by the coding sequence ATGCCAGAATATAAGCAACATGTACTAGTTTGTGATGTCGTAAGAGACGATGGTCGAAGATGTGGAAACAAAGGCGGAGGTAATGTCAAAAAAAAATTTGCAGAAGTATTGGCTGCAAATGATTTGAGTTCTGAGGTTTATGTTTCTAGTGTTGGTTGTACAAGTCAACACGGACTGTGTGAAATGGAGCAAGCCAGTATACTTATTTATGGAAAAAATAATCAGGGAACCTGGTATATTGCTGATGATAACGATGTTGAACAAATTGTGGAAGAACATATCATTAATGGTAATATAGTTGAATCTCTTCTTAATGAAAATATGAAAGTACGATTAGATAATTAA
- a CDS encoding Trm112 family protein, whose translation MKKYLTDMLVCPTCKSDLSLEVVLEKDDDVISGKLHCENGKCKEIYTIEDSIPNLLPNELK comes from the coding sequence TTGAAAAAATATCTTACTGATATGCTAGTATGCCCAACTTGTAAAAGTGATTTATCTTTAGAAGTAGTATTAGAAAAAGATGATGATGTCATATCTGGTAAATTGCATTGTGAAAACGGAAAGTGTAAAGAAATATATACAATTGAAGACTCAATTCCTAATCTTCTCCCTAATGAATTAAAATGA
- a CDS encoding MmgE/PrpD family protein, with the protein MSNNNITQLSLDYLSSMKFEDIPPEVVDRCKQLLLDFLGVTLGGAYLAESSQPIMNGIKKLVSGASGPSQVIGFPYKYPAHYAALANATLAHSMDFDDTHQESIIHPGTPIFSSNLALAQEYGKSGMDFLLASIIGYDITLKIGRTHGPLIHRKGFHATATTNIFGCTAAGGKLLNLSTDIIQNAMGLNISQIAGSQQFLENGSWNKRFHTGLTPHNSILSLVMAQHGYLGATEPIEGKFGYFNLYSEGEITNFSIFDSYGTDFEVMNTAVKPYPCCRFSHATIDAVLDITQSNSINYQDITNIDITMGKTGYDMVGYSSDYPKNTVEAQFSAYFAAAVAAMQGEYLWDSYKLIGDKTLEEMMSKVTVTQKTFNHEMESNISLTTVNGQRYEQNVEYPKGEPENPLGWTDTRQKFIGLAQPILGEEKSEAVYNFVYNLESRQSMSEINAFLIP; encoded by the coding sequence ATGAGTAATAATAACATCACTCAACTTTCTTTAGATTACTTATCATCTATGAAATTTGAAGACATACCACCGGAGGTTGTGGATAGATGTAAACAATTATTATTAGATTTCCTTGGTGTTACTTTAGGAGGAGCTTATCTCGCCGAATCTTCTCAACCAATTATGAATGGTATAAAAAAATTGGTTAGTGGAGCTTCAGGACCTTCGCAAGTAATTGGTTTCCCATATAAATATCCTGCTCATTATGCTGCATTGGCTAATGCGACCCTAGCTCATAGTATGGATTTTGATGATACTCATCAAGAATCCATAATTCATCCTGGAACACCGATTTTTTCTTCTAATTTAGCTTTAGCACAAGAGTATGGAAAATCTGGAATGGATTTTTTACTAGCGTCAATTATTGGATATGATATAACACTTAAAATTGGTAGAACCCATGGACCATTGATACATAGAAAAGGATTCCATGCTACAGCTACTACTAATATTTTTGGATGTACAGCTGCTGGTGGTAAATTATTAAACCTGAGTACAGATATAATACAAAATGCAATGGGGTTAAATATTAGTCAGATTGCAGGTTCACAACAATTTTTAGAAAATGGATCATGGAATAAAAGATTTCATACTGGTCTTACTCCCCACAACTCAATATTAAGTCTTGTTATGGCACAACATGGATACTTGGGTGCAACAGAGCCTATAGAAGGTAAATTTGGATATTTTAACCTGTATTCGGAAGGTGAAATTACAAACTTTTCGATATTTGATTCTTATGGAACAGATTTTGAAGTTATGAATACAGCAGTTAAACCATATCCTTGTTGTAGGTTTAGTCATGCAACTATAGACGCTGTATTAGATATAACACAGTCAAATAGTATCAATTATCAAGATATTACGAACATAGATATTACTATGGGTAAAACAGGTTATGATATGGTGGGATATTCTTCTGATTATCCTAAAAACACTGTTGAAGCACAATTCAGTGCGTATTTTGCAGCTGCAGTAGCAGCTATGCAGGGTGAATATTTATGGGATTCGTACAAATTAATTGGCGATAAAACTCTTGAAGAAATGATGAGTAAAGTAACTGTTACTCAAAAAACGTTTAATCATGAAATGGAGTCAAATATTTCACTTACGACAGTAAACGGTCAGAGATATGAGCAAAATGTTGAATATCCCAAAGGAGAACCAGAAAATCCTTTAGGGTGGACAGATACTCGTCAGAAGTTTATAGGATTGGCCCAACCTATTTTAGGTGAGGAAAAATCAGAAGCAGTTTATAATTTTGTCTATAATCTTGAGTCTAGGCAATCTATGTCAGAAATTAATGCTTTCTTGATCCCCTAG
- a CDS encoding TlpA family protein disulfide reductase — translation MDEENTLPKISHYKSEIILFLLVIITVVSIVFIMQERTKRAPDFQAKIFPSMDETFELKANIGTPILINFWASWCVPCEVEFPHIQKMREKYAKDELIIFGINSFDLPEDAINFINRLNISFETGPDPNGEINDLYEITGLPVTIFIDKKGIIQEKKIGYINEETLQEWISKEIET, via the coding sequence ATGGACGAAGAAAATACTCTTCCTAAAATATCCCATTACAAATCTGAAATAATACTATTTTTATTGGTTATTATTACAGTAGTTTCGATTGTATTTATCATGCAAGAACGTACAAAAAGAGCACCAGATTTTCAAGCAAAAATTTTTCCTAGTATGGACGAAACTTTTGAGTTAAAAGCAAATATTGGCACACCAATATTAATAAACTTTTGGGCATCATGGTGTGTTCCATGTGAAGTAGAATTTCCTCATATACAAAAAATGAGAGAAAAATATGCAAAGGATGAATTGATAATATTTGGAATAAACTCTTTTGATCTTCCAGAAGATGCAATTAACTTCATAAATAGACTTAATATATCTTTTGAAACTGGACCAGACCCTAATGGTGAGATCAACGACCTTTATGAAATTACAGGATTACCTGTGACAATATTTATTGATAAAAAAGGGATAATTCAAGAAAAAAAAATTGGATACATTAATGAGGAAACTCTCCAAGAATGGATTTCAAAGGAGATTGAGACATAA
- a CDS encoding glycerol-3-phosphate acyltransferase, translating to MRSSFMPIELYIIAYLLGAIPFGWMIGKAKNVDVFSEGDGLPGAANILRLFGPIEALVVYGLDTTKGLLAIYIATLQGITDLQLLIVASIAILGHWNSIFTKFRGGDGVTVLIGITIGLLPTLGFISVSIGVTVAAIARKTGHHASLWGGIACYGFLLLGSYLLNTNTTFVYGILSLATLVLFHSLYGHMKRRNKMVY from the coding sequence ATGCGGAGCTCTTTTATGCCCATAGAATTATACATAATTGCATACTTACTGGGAGCAATTCCTTTTGGCTGGATGATCGGAAAAGCTAAAAATGTAGATGTTTTTTCCGAAGGAGATGGTCTACCTGGTGCTGCAAACATCTTGCGTCTATTTGGGCCAATTGAAGCATTGGTTGTATATGGGCTGGATACAACTAAAGGTTTATTAGCTATTTATATAGCTACACTTCAAGGTATAACAGACCTGCAATTATTAATAGTTGCAAGTATAGCAATATTAGGTCATTGGAACTCAATTTTTACTAAATTTCGAGGTGGCGATGGTGTCACTGTTTTGATTGGAATTACCATCGGACTTTTACCAACGCTAGGATTTATAAGTGTGTCAATTGGAGTAACTGTAGCTGCAATAGCTAGAAAAACTGGACACCATGCTTCACTCTGGGGTGGGATTGCCTGCTACGGATTCCTTCTTTTGGGAAGTTATTTATTAAACACTAACACAACTTTCGTGTATGGAATTTTATCTTTAGCAACTTTGGTATTATTTCATAGTTTATATGGTCATATGAAAAGACGAAATAAAATGGTTTACTAA
- the folP gene encoding dihydropteroate synthase yields the protein MVNIKLLKQLDTVLETRQRTLIMGVINLSLDSFSKDGTQELDIINRKCESFIKHEVDIIDIGAQSSRPLLTATYESQTFGEKWGGNPNKINSQKEIDILLPVLDSINKNFDVLVSVDTYRSDVAYASFLNGASIINDISGLNADPKLAEIIADYKGKLIIMHNQDNNDYKNMISEIKQSLIRSTEIAIKSGIKKKNIILDPGFGFGKNIEQNLCLLNNLDSFLELDYPLLVGTSRKSFIGAVINAPINRRVEGTAATVSISITKGADMVRVHDVEQISKIVKMTDAVIRGSH from the coding sequence ATGGTTAATATAAAATTATTAAAACAATTAGATACAGTACTCGAAACCAGACAACGGACTCTAATTATGGGTGTTATTAATTTGTCATTAGATTCCTTTTCTAAAGACGGTACCCAAGAACTAGATATTATAAACAGAAAGTGTGAATCTTTTATAAAACATGAAGTTGATATAATAGATATAGGAGCTCAATCTTCACGTCCATTATTAACTGCAACTTATGAATCACAAACATTTGGTGAAAAGTGGGGGGGTAACCCTAATAAAATTAATTCTCAAAAAGAAATTGATATCTTATTGCCTGTTTTGGATTCAATTAACAAAAATTTTGATGTTCTCGTAAGTGTAGATACATATCGTTCTGATGTAGCATATGCATCCTTTTTAAATGGAGCATCTATAATCAATGATATTTCCGGATTGAATGCTGATCCAAAATTAGCCGAGATAATTGCAGACTATAAGGGTAAATTGATAATTATGCATAATCAGGATAATAACGATTATAAGAATATGATCTCTGAAATTAAACAGAGTTTAATTAGAAGTACTGAAATTGCCATAAAATCTGGAATAAAGAAAAAAAACATTATTCTAGATCCAGGTTTTGGTTTTGGAAAAAATATAGAACAAAACCTTTGTTTATTAAATAATCTTGATAGCTTTTTAGAATTAGATTACCCATTGTTGGTTGGAACATCAAGAAAATCATTTATTGGAGCTGTTATAAATGCACCAATAAATAGGAGAGTAGAAGGAACTGCTGCAACAGTATCCATATCAATAACTAAAGGTGCTGATATGGTACGGGTACACGATGTAGAGCAGATATCCAAAATTGTTAAAATGACAGATGCAGTTATTCGTGGGAGTCATTAA
- a CDS encoding antibiotic biosynthesis monooxygenase codes for MFVQVSHIEIFPDKLKQIKSIFRESVLPIIESQDGFVKFHLYTNEKNNTIVVNSFWDSEESIERVFNSGIYQDQVTKFEKLFASSPIRNVYEVSI; via the coding sequence ATGTTTGTTCAAGTTTCTCATATAGAAATTTTCCCAGACAAACTCAAACAAATCAAATCTATTTTTAGGGAATCTGTTTTACCTATAATCGAAAGCCAGGATGGCTTTGTAAAGTTTCATTTATATACAAATGAAAAAAATAACACGATCGTAGTTAATAGCTTTTGGGATTCTGAAGAATCTATAGAGAGAGTTTTTAATAGTGGAATTTATCAAGATCAAGTTACAAAATTCGAGAAACTCTTTGCTAGCTCTCCTATCCGAAATGTTTATGAAGTTAGTATTTAA
- the acnA gene encoding aconitate hydratase AcnA, translating to MSNSIADKAKSNFTTDLGTINYYSLEKICKKYKINLQDLPFTIRIILENIVRNMDGEVVTENDLNTVLSWSPSKLPEQEIPYMPSRVLSQDFTGVPAVVDLASMRSAVERMGGNPKIVNPIVPLDLVIDHSVQIDFFGTNTSFALNAEKEFERNHERYSLLKWAQNAFENTRVIPPGVGICHQVNLEFLSNVVSTKTVDGEIIAFPDTAVGMDSHTTMVDGLGVLAWGVGGIEAEVVLVGQPYYMLMQEVIGVKLTGELQTGVTATDLVLTITEMLRKEGVVGKFVEFYGEGIDKLPLADKATISNMCPEYGATAALFPVNNETIKYLELTGRSKEQIELVTKYTKKQSLFYSPGDPDPKYTKSLLLDLSTVEPSLAGPRRPQDKVTVNGLKERFHTSMKELYGKETTDPKTDFGVKSSVEGVKIDIDGESSYIDHGSIAIAAITSCTNTSNPSVMIGAGLIAKKAIELGLTKKPWVKSSLAPGSQVVDDYLEAAGLQTYLDDLGFNIVGHGCTTCIGNSGPLIESVGNAVDEEDLVVSAVLSGNRNFEGRVHQQVKASFLASPMLVVSYALAGTVNIDLENEPVGYNSKEQPIYLKDIWPSHEEVRDTMNKALNADMFIKRYSSAFEGDTRWQNLPVPTGNLYNWDPTSTYIQEFPIFEDISLEPDDITDISNARVFAVLGDSITTDHISPAGGISISSPAAEYLQDKEVSQKDFNSYGSRRGNYAVMVPGTFANIRLRNGLAPDKEGGYTTHFPTGEVVSLFEAAQRYKSENTPLVVLAGKEYGSGSSRDWAAKGPFLLGVRAVIAETYERIHRSNLIGMGVIPLQYLDGENKESLNLEGNEIIDIHGLADNLTPGKIIDVTATKTDGSKTQFKVKVRIDANIEVDYYHHGGVLQYVLRKMVKEN from the coding sequence ATGAGCAACAGTATTGCCGATAAAGCTAAATCAAATTTTACAACGGATTTAGGTACAATCAATTACTATAGCTTAGAAAAAATTTGTAAAAAATACAAAATCAATCTACAAGATCTTCCGTTTACTATCCGTATAATCTTAGAAAATATAGTCAGAAACATGGATGGTGAAGTCGTAACTGAAAACGACCTTAATACTGTCTTAAGTTGGTCGCCATCCAAATTGCCAGAACAAGAAATTCCTTATATGCCTTCAAGAGTATTAAGCCAAGATTTCACGGGGGTACCTGCTGTTGTTGATTTAGCCAGTATGAGATCTGCTGTAGAACGTATGGGAGGAAACCCTAAAATTGTGAACCCCATTGTTCCATTAGATTTAGTTATTGATCACTCGGTACAAATCGACTTTTTTGGAACTAATACATCTTTTGCACTGAATGCTGAAAAAGAATTTGAGAGAAATCATGAAAGATACTCTCTTCTAAAATGGGCACAAAATGCTTTTGAAAACACCCGGGTAATACCTCCTGGAGTTGGAATATGTCATCAAGTTAATTTAGAATTTTTATCAAATGTAGTATCAACAAAAACTGTTGATGGGGAAATTATTGCCTTCCCTGACACTGCAGTTGGTATGGATTCCCATACTACTATGGTAGATGGACTTGGTGTTCTAGCTTGGGGTGTTGGAGGCATTGAAGCAGAGGTTGTATTGGTTGGGCAACCATATTACATGCTAATGCAAGAAGTTATTGGTGTTAAACTTACCGGTGAACTTCAAACAGGAGTAACTGCAACCGACTTGGTATTAACAATTACAGAAATGCTACGTAAAGAAGGAGTAGTAGGGAAATTTGTTGAATTTTATGGAGAAGGTATTGATAAATTACCTTTAGCTGATAAAGCAACAATATCAAACATGTGTCCAGAATATGGTGCAACAGCTGCATTATTCCCTGTAAACAACGAAACCATTAAATATCTAGAATTAACAGGACGGTCCAAAGAACAAATTGAACTAGTGACTAAATATACCAAAAAGCAAAGTCTTTTTTATTCTCCTGGGGATCCTGATCCCAAATACACAAAATCATTATTATTAGATCTATCTACTGTTGAACCAAGCCTAGCGGGTCCGCGTAGGCCACAGGACAAAGTTACTGTAAATGGATTAAAAGAAAGATTCCATACATCCATGAAAGAATTATATGGGAAAGAAACTACTGACCCCAAAACTGACTTCGGTGTAAAAAGTAGTGTAGAGGGTGTAAAAATAGATATTGATGGAGAAAGCTCTTATATTGATCATGGTTCAATTGCCATAGCAGCTATTACAAGTTGTACGAATACTTCTAATCCTTCAGTCATGATTGGTGCAGGGTTGATTGCAAAAAAAGCTATTGAACTCGGGCTAACTAAAAAACCATGGGTAAAATCAAGTTTAGCGCCAGGCTCACAAGTAGTTGACGATTACTTAGAAGCTGCTGGACTCCAAACATATCTGGATGATTTGGGTTTTAACATTGTTGGCCATGGATGTACAACATGCATTGGAAATAGTGGACCTCTAATTGAGTCAGTTGGAAATGCAGTTGATGAAGAAGATCTTGTGGTTTCAGCAGTTCTTAGCGGAAATAGAAACTTTGAAGGTAGAGTACACCAGCAGGTTAAAGCTAGCTTCTTAGCTTCACCTATGCTAGTTGTTTCATACGCTTTAGCAGGTACCGTTAACATAGATCTGGAAAATGAACCCGTAGGATACAATAGCAAAGAACAACCAATTTATCTAAAAGATATTTGGCCATCACATGAAGAAGTTCGCGACACTATGAATAAAGCACTGAATGCTGACATGTTTATCAAACGATATAGCTCAGCCTTTGAAGGTGATACTAGATGGCAAAATCTTCCGGTGCCTACAGGTAATTTATACAATTGGGACCCCACATCAACATACATTCAAGAATTTCCAATTTTTGAAGATATATCTTTGGAACCTGATGATATAACTGATATTAGTAACGCAAGAGTATTTGCTGTCCTTGGTGACTCAATTACAACAGACCATATATCTCCTGCAGGTGGAATCTCCATTTCCAGTCCTGCTGCTGAATACTTACAAGATAAAGAAGTATCACAAAAAGACTTTAATAGTTATGGTTCAAGACGTGGGAATTATGCGGTTATGGTTCCAGGCACTTTTGCAAATATACGACTAAGGAACGGTTTAGCACCTGATAAAGAAGGCGGGTACACAACCCATTTCCCTACAGGAGAGGTTGTTTCTTTATTCGAAGCTGCTCAACGTTATAAATCTGAAAATACTCCTTTGGTCGTGCTCGCAGGAAAAGAATACGGTTCTGGGAGTTCTAGAGACTGGGCTGCAAAAGGGCCCTTTTTGCTAGGTGTAAGAGCTGTGATAGCCGAAACATATGAAAGAATTCATCGAAGTAATCTAATAGGAATGGGTGTAATACCTCTGCAATATTTGGACGGAGAGAATAAAGAATCTCTAAATTTAGAAGGTAATGAAATTATAGATATACATGGACTAGCAGATAACTTAACTCCAGGTAAAATAATTGATGTTACTGCAACAAAAACAGATGGCTCAAAAACTCAATTTAAAGTAAAAGTAAGAATTGATGCGAATATCGAAGTTGACTATTATCACCATGGAGGAGTCCTCCAATATGTTCTTCGTAAAATGGTTAAAGAAAACTAA
- a CDS encoding glucose 1-dehydrogenase: MVDQNLDNLFNLSGKVALITGGNKGIGKGIAKGLGVHGAKIIIASRDKIANTKTCEELSSLNIESMSLEIDMTDQSQIAPLVNKIIDTYNQIDVLVNNAGTALRSSPEDINNKDWQYIMDLNLNSVYWLSKEVYPHMKSQGSGKIINIGSMYSIFGSGVVPSYSTTKGGIIQLTKSLAVAWAKENINVNAILPGWITTNLTSGMPNNDPERYRKVSERIALGKWGIPEDLAGTAIFLASNASNYITGASIVVDGGYSVN, translated from the coding sequence ATGGTGGATCAAAATTTAGATAATTTGTTTAACCTATCAGGTAAGGTTGCATTAATTACTGGAGGAAATAAAGGAATTGGTAAAGGTATTGCAAAAGGTTTAGGGGTACATGGGGCCAAAATAATTATTGCTTCTCGGGATAAAATAGCTAACACTAAAACATGTGAAGAATTATCTTCTTTAAATATTGAAAGCATGTCTTTAGAAATAGATATGACTGATCAATCTCAAATTGCCCCATTAGTAAATAAAATTATAGATACATACAATCAAATTGACGTACTAGTTAACAACGCAGGAACAGCCTTGCGATCAAGTCCGGAAGATATAAATAACAAGGATTGGCAATATATAATGGATTTAAATTTAAATAGTGTATATTGGCTTTCAAAAGAAGTCTATCCACATATGAAATCTCAAGGATCCGGAAAAATTATAAATATAGGTTCTATGTATTCTATTTTTGGTTCTGGGGTCGTACCATCCTACTCAACAACAAAAGGAGGAATAATCCAACTAACGAAAAGTTTAGCTGTAGCATGGGCCAAAGAGAATATAAATGTAAACGCCATATTACCTGGTTGGATAACAACAAATTTAACAAGTGGTATGCCGAATAATGATCCTGAGCGATACAGAAAAGTAAGTGAGAGAATAGCCTTGGGGAAATGGGGAATTCCAGAAGATTTAGCTGGGACAGCTATATTCCTAGCTTCAAATGCATCCAATTACATAACTGGAGCCTCTATAGTTGTAGATGGTGGATATAGTGTAAATTAA
- the sbcD gene encoding exonuclease subunit SbcD, with amino-acid sequence MKILHFADLHIGVENHGFPDPQTGVSTRLLDFLQTYDEMIDYAINQNVDLVVFAGDAYKIRDPSQTHQKEFTNRIIKLAENNIPTYLVAGNHDLPAIQGKANALEVFPIFNQNMVHVSDRLDTTNIQTKSGPIQVIGLPWIKRSQFLSRSDTQSLTIDKITELLEERITRSIMWEIEKLDPSIPAILVGHVTVAGATVGTERSMMLGRDHTILTSTLASPLLDYIALGHIHKHQILARNPHVVYSGSLQRVDFSEEKEDKGFCEIELDNTKDPGSRMVNFNFKPVAAREFITIDIDITNESDPNKQIAELLKNKKVDNAVVRVRVNVSETLSSLIEESTIRENLHQAHYITSITKNIQRASRSRITAEASRGLSYRDALDVYMNSINLDTKKKNELMESLDKLIQANENDS; translated from the coding sequence ATGAAAATATTACACTTTGCAGATCTACATATTGGTGTTGAAAATCATGGCTTCCCAGATCCTCAAACTGGAGTTTCTACTAGATTATTAGACTTTTTACAAACCTATGATGAAATGATTGACTATGCAATTAATCAGAATGTAGATCTTGTGGTTTTTGCTGGAGATGCGTATAAAATAAGAGATCCTTCACAAACACACCAAAAAGAATTTACTAATAGAATCATAAAATTAGCAGAAAATAATATACCAACATATCTAGTTGCAGGTAATCATGACTTACCTGCAATACAAGGTAAGGCCAATGCGTTAGAAGTATTCCCTATATTTAATCAAAATATGGTTCATGTTTCAGATCGTTTAGATACAACTAATATTCAAACTAAATCAGGCCCAATCCAAGTAATTGGTCTACCATGGATTAAACGAAGCCAATTTCTCTCTCGCAGCGATACTCAAAGTTTAACAATAGACAAAATAACAGAACTCCTTGAAGAAAGAATAACACGAAGCATAATGTGGGAAATTGAAAAACTTGACCCCTCCATTCCAGCAATTCTGGTTGGCCATGTAACAGTTGCAGGAGCAACTGTTGGTACAGAACGAAGTATGATGCTCGGACGCGATCACACTATCTTAACTTCAACTTTAGCAAGCCCTTTACTTGACTATATTGCCTTAGGGCATATTCATAAACATCAAATTCTAGCGAGAAATCCACATGTTGTATATTCCGGCAGTTTGCAAAGAGTAGACTTTTCTGAGGAAAAAGAAGATAAAGGGTTTTGTGAAATTGAGTTGGATAATACTAAAGACCCCGGATCAAGAATGGTAAATTTTAATTTCAAGCCTGTTGCGGCTAGAGAATTTATCACTATCGATATTGATATTACTAATGAATCTGACCCCAATAAACAAATTGCTGAATTACTAAAAAATAAAAAGGTTGATAATGCTGTGGTCAGAGTAAGAGTAAATGTATCTGAGACCCTTTCTTCCTTGATTGAAGAATCCACCATTAGAGAAAACTTACATCAAGCTCACTATATTACTTCAATAACAAAAAATATCCAACGTGCCAGTCGATCAAGAATAACTGCTGAAGCAAGTAGAGGTCTTTCATATAGAGATGCTTTAGATGTTTATATGAATTCAATAAATCTTGACACTAAGAAAAAAAATGAATTAATGGAGTCACTAGATAAACTAATTCAAGCAAATGAAAATGATAGCTAA
- the folK gene encoding 2-amino-4-hydroxy-6-hydroxymethyldihydropteridine diphosphokinase: MNQDRIYFSLGSNLGDRKYNLQHALMHLNSKLEIDLISSVYETTPQGFIDQFNFYNLVCSSISKINAHKLLRFCQEIEIHCGRKPNFINGPRTVDIDIISYGQRILAKEELVIPHPRMHSRLFVLIPLSEINPHWEHPELEIMIDKLIESNTNQGQILNIGKLE, translated from the coding sequence ATGAACCAAGACCGTATTTATTTTTCCTTAGGATCTAATCTTGGTGATCGAAAATATAATCTACAGCATGCCTTAATGCATTTGAATTCTAAATTAGAAATAGATCTGATTTCATCTGTATATGAAACAACTCCACAAGGTTTCATAGATCAGTTTAATTTTTATAATTTGGTTTGTAGTTCAATAAGTAAAATAAATGCGCATAAATTACTTCGCTTTTGTCAAGAAATTGAAATCCATTGCGGTAGAAAACCCAATTTTATAAATGGACCAAGAACTGTTGATATAGATATTATTTCCTACGGTCAGCGTATTCTTGCAAAAGAAGAACTAGTAATTCCTCACCCAAGAATGCATTCACGATTATTTGTATTAATACCTCTTTCAGAAATTAATCCACATTGGGAACACCCAGAATTAGAAATAATGATTGATAAATTAATTGAATCTAATACAAATCAAGGTCAGATATTGAACATAGGAAAATTGGAATAG